In Streptomyces sp. SLBN-118, the following are encoded in one genomic region:
- a CDS encoding nitrilase-related carbon-nitrogen hydrolase, whose product MANVVRAALVQATWTGDTESMIAKHEEHAREAARQGAKVIGFQEVFNAPYFCQVQEPEHYRWAEPVPDGPTVRRMQELARETGMVIVVPVFEIEGAGFYYNTAAVIDADGSYLGKYRKHHIPQVKGFWEKYYFKPGNLGWPVFDTAVGRVGVYICYDRHFPEGWRQLGLNGAQLVYNPSATSRGLSAYLWQLEQPASAVANEYFIAAINRVGQEEYGDNDFYGTSYFVDPRGQFVGEVASDKAEELLVRDLDFDLIDVVRQQWAFYRDRRPDAYDGLVQP is encoded by the coding sequence ATGGCCAACGTCGTACGCGCCGCCCTCGTCCAGGCGACCTGGACCGGCGACACCGAATCCATGATTGCCAAGCACGAGGAACACGCCCGTGAGGCGGCCCGCCAGGGCGCCAAGGTGATCGGTTTCCAGGAAGTATTCAACGCTCCCTATTTCTGCCAGGTCCAGGAGCCCGAGCACTATCGCTGGGCCGAGCCCGTCCCGGACGGCCCCACCGTCCGCCGGATGCAGGAGCTTGCCCGCGAGACCGGCATGGTGATCGTGGTCCCGGTGTTCGAGATCGAGGGCGCGGGCTTCTACTACAACACCGCCGCGGTCATCGATGCCGACGGCTCCTACCTCGGTAAATACCGCAAGCACCATATTCCCCAGGTCAAGGGCTTCTGGGAGAAGTACTACTTCAAGCCGGGGAACCTGGGCTGGCCGGTCTTCGACACCGCGGTGGGCAGGGTGGGGGTGTACATCTGCTACGACCGGCACTTCCCGGAGGGCTGGCGTCAACTCGGCCTGAACGGAGCCCAGTTGGTCTACAACCCGTCGGCGACCTCGCGCGGCCTCTCCGCCTACCTCTGGCAGTTGGAGCAGCCCGCCTCCGCCGTCGCCAACGAGTACTTCATCGCCGCCATCAACCGCGTCGGCCAGGAGGAGTACGGCGACAACGACTTCTACGGCACCAGCTACTTCGTCGACCCCCGCGGCCAGTTCGTCGGCGAGGTGGCCAGCGACAAGGCGGAGGAACTGCTCGTACGGGACCTCGACTTCGACCTGATCGATGTCGTACGACAGCAGTGGGCCTTCTACCGCGATCGCCGCCCGGACGCATATGACGGGCTGGTGCAGCCGTGA
- a CDS encoding PPOX class F420-dependent oxidoreductase, which translates to MNAEDFASARYVSLTTFRKDGTGVATPVWFAVDGGELFVWTRSDSWKVKRLRNDSRVVVTVCDARGRVAEGAPSVEGVARLLDDAGTGAIRKLLSRKYTWQFWLVDWPATVVRLGKRPHTGIAVTI; encoded by the coding sequence GTGAATGCCGAGGACTTCGCCAGCGCCAGGTACGTCAGCCTCACCACCTTCCGCAAGGACGGGACGGGCGTCGCTACACCCGTCTGGTTCGCGGTGGACGGCGGTGAGCTGTTCGTATGGACCCGGTCCGACTCCTGGAAGGTCAAGCGGCTGCGCAACGACAGCCGCGTCGTCGTCACGGTCTGCGATGCACGCGGCCGGGTCGCGGAGGGTGCGCCCAGCGTGGAGGGCGTGGCGCGGCTGCTGGACGACGCGGGGACGGGCGCGATCCGTAAGCTGCTCTCCCGCAAGTACACCTGGCAGTTCTGGCTCGTCGACTGGCCCGCCACGGTCGTACGGCTCGGAAAGCGGCCGCACACCGGCATCGCGGTGACTATCTGA
- a CDS encoding helix-turn-helix domain-containing protein — MVRTPLTPQERERGERLGQLLRRARGDRSMVEVAAAAGLSAETLRKIETGRAPTPAFFTVAALAGVLGLSMDELAVSCAGAAV, encoded by the coding sequence ATGGTACGCACTCCTCTGACCCCCCAAGAGCGCGAACGCGGCGAGCGGCTCGGGCAGTTGTTGCGGCGGGCACGCGGTGACCGGAGCATGGTGGAGGTGGCGGCCGCGGCGGGGCTGTCCGCGGAGACCCTGCGCAAGATCGAGACGGGTCGCGCGCCGACACCGGCGTTCTTCACGGTGGCGGCGCTGGCAGGGGTGCTGGGGCTGTCCATGGACGAACTGGCGGTGAGCTGTGCGGGGGCGGCTGTGTGA
- the map gene encoding type I methionyl aminopeptidase produces MVKIKSDTSIDAMREAGRIVAQALATVREAAAVGISLRELDGAARAVLAGAGAGSPFLDYRPSWAPTPFPAVICASVNDAIVHGIPDDYRLRDGDLVSIDCGATLDGWVGDAAVSLTVGRARPEDVHLIATAEEALQAGIAAAVVGNRIGDIAHAVGRVCRSAGYGIPDGFGGHGIGRHMHEDPGVPNEGRAGRGMPLRHGMVLAIEPMVISSGKDEHRTAGDGWTIRTTDGSRASHAEHTVAITDDGPRVLTAL; encoded by the coding sequence ATGGTGAAGATCAAGAGCGATACGTCGATCGATGCGATGCGCGAGGCGGGGCGCATCGTGGCCCAGGCCCTCGCCACGGTCCGCGAGGCCGCGGCCGTCGGCATCAGCCTGCGTGAGCTGGACGGCGCCGCCCGTGCGGTCCTGGCCGGGGCCGGAGCCGGTTCCCCCTTCCTCGACTACCGCCCCAGCTGGGCACCCACCCCCTTCCCGGCCGTCATCTGCGCCTCCGTCAACGACGCGATCGTGCACGGCATCCCCGACGACTACCGGCTGCGCGACGGCGACCTGGTCAGCATCGACTGCGGTGCGACGCTCGACGGCTGGGTCGGCGACGCGGCCGTCAGCTTGACCGTGGGCCGCGCCCGCCCCGAGGACGTACACCTGATCGCCACGGCCGAGGAGGCTCTCCAGGCGGGTATCGCGGCGGCCGTCGTGGGCAACCGGATCGGCGACATCGCCCACGCGGTCGGCCGGGTCTGCCGCTCGGCCGGCTACGGCATCCCGGACGGCTTCGGCGGCCATGGCATCGGCCGCCATATGCACGAGGACCCGGGCGTGCCCAACGAGGGCCGCGCGGGCCGCGGCATGCCGCTGCGCCACGGAATGGTGCTCGCCATCGAGCCGATGGTGATCAGCAGCGGCAAGGACGAGCACCGAACGGCGGGGGACGGCTGGACGATCCGTACGACGGACGGCAGCCGCGCCTCCCACGCCGAGCACACGGTGGCGATCACGGACGACGGCCCGCGCGTCCTCACCGCGCTCTGA
- a CDS encoding glycoside hydrolase family 75 protein, whose product MRIRHTALAAAAGSALLAATVPSAAAHPADRIGTAWREGSVSAADLLARVEGCSQISKGGYREDALVRAAVSVPVCQANGAVFWKADMDIDCDGQRTSACNTRTDPWFQSATAFQQSDGLPLDAERLPFIVVPTPSGIWDYRTSDIGGGTVAAVIYGDRVQYAVVGDTGPSGIIGEASYATAEALGIDPDPRTGGAASDVTYILFTNSRVAPIEDPIGAEILGEALARDFLENN is encoded by the coding sequence GTGCGTATTCGACATACCGCCTTGGCCGCGGCTGCCGGTTCGGCCCTGTTGGCGGCGACGGTGCCGTCTGCCGCTGCCCACCCCGCCGACCGAATAGGCACTGCCTGGCGTGAGGGTTCGGTCTCCGCGGCCGACCTGCTCGCCAGGGTCGAGGGCTGTTCGCAGATATCGAAGGGCGGGTACCGCGAGGACGCGCTCGTGCGCGCGGCCGTGAGTGTCCCCGTCTGCCAGGCGAACGGGGCGGTGTTCTGGAAGGCCGACATGGACATCGACTGCGACGGTCAGCGGACCAGTGCGTGCAACACCCGGACCGACCCGTGGTTCCAGAGCGCGACGGCCTTCCAGCAGTCCGACGGCCTGCCGCTGGACGCGGAGAGGCTGCCCTTCATCGTCGTGCCGACGCCGAGCGGCATCTGGGACTACCGCACGTCCGACATCGGGGGCGGCACGGTCGCCGCCGTCATATACGGCGACCGCGTCCAGTACGCCGTCGTGGGCGACACCGGCCCCAGCGGAATCATCGGTGAGGCCTCCTACGCCACCGCCGAGGCCCTCGGCATCGACCCCGATCCGCGGACCGGCGGGGCCGCGTCGGATGTCACGTACATCCTGTTCACCAACTCGCGCGTGGCACCGATCGAGGATCCCATCGGCGCGGAGATCCTCGGTGAGGCGCTGGCCCGGGACTTTCTGGAGAACAACTAG
- the ggt gene encoding gamma-glutamyltransferase, whose protein sequence is MRRSNARNVPVLVVAAAVVSTVVSVGAAAPPPNAPPAGSPVKTPVAVGYGGAVASVDADASAAGIEVLRSGGNAVDAAVATAAALGVTEPYSAGIGGGGFFVYYDAKHRTVHTIDGRETAPRSADASLFLENGKPIPFEEGVTSGRGVGTPGTPATWDTALGAWGSRPLRHLLKPAERLAKDGFTVDATFRSQTQANQARFADFPDTAKLFLPGGQLPVVGSVFKNPDLARTYKELGREGVGALYRGDIAEDIVSTVRKPPVAPGAQRIVRSGDLTEGDLRSYETVRRAPTKIAYRGLDVYGMAPASSGGTSVGEALNILERSDLSKATQAQYLHRFIEASRIAFADRGRWVGDPAFEDVPVKELLSQRFADSRGCLIKDDAVLTSPLAPGDPRRPEACGASGTAAPTTYEGENTTHLTAADKWGNVVAYTLTIESTGGSGITVPGRGFLLNNELTDFSFAPANPAVHDPNLPGPGKRPRSSISPTIVLDHGCPVLALGSPGGATIITTVLQTLTGHLDRGLPLVDAIAAPRASQRNQTTTELEPALWNSTLRAELEAIGHAFRQNPEIGAATGIQRLPDGRWLAAAEKVRRGGGSAMVVRPFGNPSGG, encoded by the coding sequence ATGCGTCGCTCGAATGCACGGAATGTGCCGGTTCTCGTCGTTGCCGCGGCTGTGGTCTCGACCGTTGTCTCGGTCGGAGCGGCCGCACCGCCCCCGAACGCTCCGCCGGCCGGGTCCCCGGTCAAGACACCCGTCGCCGTGGGCTACGGAGGCGCGGTCGCGAGCGTCGACGCCGATGCCTCGGCCGCGGGCATCGAGGTGCTGCGAAGCGGCGGCAACGCCGTCGACGCGGCGGTGGCCACAGCGGCCGCCCTCGGCGTCACCGAGCCGTACTCCGCGGGCATCGGCGGCGGCGGCTTCTTCGTCTACTACGACGCCAAGCACCGCACGGTCCACACGATCGACGGCCGCGAGACCGCGCCCCGCAGCGCCGACGCCTCCCTCTTCCTCGAGAACGGCAAGCCCATCCCCTTCGAGGAGGGCGTCACGAGCGGCCGCGGCGTCGGCACCCCCGGCACCCCGGCGACCTGGGACACCGCGCTCGGCGCCTGGGGCAGCAGACCCCTGCGGCACCTGCTGAAACCGGCCGAGCGACTGGCGAAGGACGGCTTCACCGTCGACGCCACGTTCCGCTCCCAGACCCAGGCCAACCAGGCGCGCTTCGCGGACTTCCCGGACACGGCGAAGCTCTTCCTGCCGGGCGGGCAGCTGCCGGTGGTCGGATCCGTCTTCAAGAACCCCGACCTGGCGCGTACGTACAAGGAACTGGGACGCGAGGGCGTCGGCGCCCTCTACCGCGGTGACATCGCCGAGGACATCGTCAGCACCGTGCGCAAGCCGCCGGTGGCTCCGGGCGCGCAGCGGATCGTGCGGTCCGGCGACCTGACGGAAGGGGACCTGCGCTCCTACGAGACGGTCCGGCGCGCGCCCACCAAGATCGCCTATCGCGGTCTCGACGTGTACGGCATGGCACCGGCGTCCTCGGGCGGCACGAGCGTGGGCGAGGCGCTCAACATCCTGGAGCGCAGCGACCTTTCCAAGGCCACGCAGGCGCAGTATCTGCACCGGTTCATCGAGGCGAGCAGGATCGCGTTCGCCGACCGGGGGCGCTGGGTCGGCGACCCGGCCTTCGAGGACGTGCCCGTGAAGGAGCTGCTGTCACAGCGCTTTGCGGATTCCCGCGGCTGCCTGATCAAGGACGACGCGGTGCTCACCAGCCCGCTTGCCCCGGGCGACCCGCGCAGGCCCGAGGCGTGCGGGGCATCGGGAACCGCCGCCCCCACCACGTACGAGGGCGAGAACACCACTCACCTGACGGCCGCCGACAAATGGGGCAACGTCGTCGCCTACACCCTGACGATCGAGTCGACCGGCGGCAGCGGCATCACTGTGCCGGGCCGCGGGTTCCTGCTCAACAACGAGCTCACCGACTTCTCCTTCGCCCCGGCGAACCCCGCGGTCCACGACCCGAATCTGCCGGGCCCGGGCAAGCGCCCGCGTTCGTCCATCTCGCCGACGATCGTGCTCGACCACGGCTGTCCGGTGCTCGCCCTCGGCTCACCCGGCGGCGCGACGATCATCACGACGGTGCTCCAGACGCTGACGGGCCACCTGGACCGGGGCCTGCCCCTGGTCGACGCGATCGCGGCGCCTCGCGCCAGCCAGCGCAACCAGACGACGACGGAGCTGGAGCCCGCCCTGTGGAACAGCACGCTGCGCGCCGAGCTGGAAGCCATCGGCCATGCCTTCCGGCAGAACCCCGAGATCGGCGCGGCCACAGGCATCCAGCGACTTCCCGACGGGCGCTGGCTGGCGGCGGCCGAGAAGGTACGCAGGGGTGGAGGTTCGGCGATGGTCGTGCGGCCGTTCGGTAACCCGTCCGGCGGCTGA
- a CDS encoding cytochrome P450, producing the protein MTRPEEHEPSWSTADPDPVADPDPVAGPDPAGDPTVPDVFDPRIYAAGLPHAAFRELRERHPVAWQQEYEVLGWPRGPGFWAVTRHADVVRVLKDSGTFSSHLGATQIRDPDPADLPFIRRMMLNQDPSPRFAGETPSDHGRLRRLVSRAFTPGRIDRFGAAARNRARQLLTAARDIGHAFDLVSAVTDDYALLNLSDLLGVPESDRGLLLKWTERVIAYQDPDEPPVLGPDGRPVNPRSPAMLQEMFGYAQELAAYKRQNPADDVMTSLAQSELSDAELEMFFFLLTVAGNDTVRSAAPGGFLTLAEHPGEQRRLREGDVDLDRAVDELLRRHPPVLSFRRTATCDTTLAGQCIRRGDKVVVFHASANYDERVFDQPYGLDLGRSPNPHVSFGDGPHVCLGAHFARLQLTVLYEEAMDLLPPLVTAGPPRRLVSNFINGVKSLPLTTD; encoded by the coding sequence ATGACGAGGCCCGAAGAGCACGAGCCCTCTTGGAGCACGGCCGATCCGGACCCGGTGGCCGATCCGGACCCGGTGGCCGGTCCGGACCCCGCGGGGGATCCGACCGTGCCCGATGTCTTCGACCCCCGGATCTACGCCGCCGGTCTGCCGCACGCCGCGTTCCGCGAGCTCCGAGAGCGCCACCCCGTCGCCTGGCAGCAGGAGTACGAAGTCCTCGGCTGGCCCCGGGGCCCCGGCTTCTGGGCCGTCACCCGCCACGCCGACGTGGTGAGAGTCCTCAAAGACTCCGGAACCTTCTCCTCCCACCTCGGCGCCACCCAGATCCGCGACCCCGACCCGGCCGACCTGCCCTTCATCCGGCGCATGATGCTCAACCAGGACCCTTCCCCTCGCTTCGCGGGGGAGACCCCATCGGACCACGGGCGTCTGCGACGGCTGGTCAGCCGGGCCTTCACGCCCGGACGTATCGACCGCTTCGGCGCGGCCGCGCGAAACCGAGCCCGCCAACTGCTCACCGCGGCACGGGACATCGGACACGCCTTCGACCTGGTCAGCGCCGTCACCGACGACTACGCCCTGCTCAACCTCTCCGATCTGCTGGGCGTCCCCGAGAGCGACCGCGGACTGCTGCTGAAGTGGACCGAGCGCGTCATCGCCTACCAGGACCCCGACGAGCCGCCGGTACTCGGACCCGACGGGCGCCCGGTCAACCCCCGCTCACCGGCGATGCTCCAGGAGATGTTCGGCTACGCCCAGGAACTCGCCGCGTACAAACGGCAGAACCCCGCCGACGATGTCATGACCTCGCTCGCGCAGTCGGAACTGTCCGACGCGGAACTGGAGATGTTCTTCTTCCTGCTGACGGTCGCGGGCAACGACACCGTACGCAGCGCCGCCCCCGGTGGTTTTCTGACGCTGGCCGAGCACCCCGGCGAACAGCGCAGGCTGCGGGAGGGCGACGTGGACCTGGACCGTGCGGTCGACGAACTGCTGCGCCGCCACCCGCCGGTCCTCAGCTTCCGCCGGACTGCGACATGTGACACCACGCTCGCCGGGCAGTGCATCCGCCGTGGCGACAAGGTGGTCGTCTTTCATGCCTCGGCCAACTACGACGAGCGGGTCTTCGACCAGCCGTACGGGCTCGACCTCGGCCGCTCCCCGAATCCGCATGTCTCCTTCGGCGACGGCCCGCACGTCTGTCTCGGCGCCCACTTCGCCCGGCTTCAGCTGACGGTTCTGTACGAGGAGGCGATGGATCTGTTGCCGCCGCTGGTGACGGCGGGTCCGCCGCGGCGGCTCGTGTCCAACTTCATCAACGGCGTGAAGTCGCTGCCGCTGACCACCGACTAG